CCTGACGCCGGCGTCTCAGGCCAGTCCGAACTTCTGCATGCGGTAGCGCAGCGCGTAGCGTGTGATGCCCAGCAGGCGCGCGGCGGCGGACTGGTTGCCCTCCACCCGCGCCAACGCCTGCGCCACCAGGGTCCGCTCCACCTCCTCCAGGTCCACGCCCTCGTCCGGGAGCGTGAAGGCCCCGGCTGCCGCGCTCGGGCTCCCGCTCAACCCTCGGAAGCGGATCTCGGGCGGCAGGTCCTCGGACTCGACGGTCGGGTGAC
Above is a genomic segment from Gemmatimonadota bacterium containing:
- a CDS encoding helix-turn-helix domain-containing protein yields the protein HPTVESEDLPPEIRFRGLSGSPSAAAGAFTLPDEGVDLEEVERTLVAQALARVEGNQSAAARLLGITRYALRYRMQKFGLA